The following proteins come from a genomic window of Micromonospora echinofusca:
- a CDS encoding acyltransferase, translating into MTDSSSLSPSVFVHPTADVEEGARVGDGTKVWHLAHVRSSAQVGAGCVIGRNVYVDAGVTVGDLVKIQNNVSVYQGVTIEDEVFVGPCAVFTNDFRPRAQNPDWTITPTLVRRGASIGANATLVCGIEVGEYAMIAAGSVVTRDVAPYQLVAGNPARPKGWVDERGEVVSRDVDNPPQRG; encoded by the coding sequence ATGACTGACAGCAGTTCCCTGTCCCCCTCCGTCTTCGTCCACCCGACGGCCGACGTCGAGGAGGGTGCCCGCGTCGGCGACGGCACGAAGGTCTGGCACCTGGCCCACGTCCGGTCCTCGGCGCAGGTCGGCGCCGGCTGCGTCATCGGCCGCAACGTGTACGTCGACGCCGGCGTCACGGTCGGCGACCTGGTGAAGATCCAGAACAACGTCTCGGTCTACCAGGGCGTCACCATCGAGGACGAGGTCTTCGTGGGCCCGTGCGCCGTCTTCACCAACGACTTCCGGCCCCGGGCGCAGAACCCGGACTGGACGATCACCCCGACCCTGGTCCGCAGGGGCGCGTCGATCGGCGCCAACGCCACCCTCGTCTGCGGCATCGAGGTCGGCGAGTACGCGATGATCGCCGCAGGGTCCGTGGTGACCCGGGACGTGGCGCCGTACCAGCTCGTCGCCGGCAACCCGGCGCGCCCGAAGGGCTGGGTCGACGAGCGCGGCGAGGTCGTCTCGCGGGACGTGGACAACCCGCCGCAGCGGGGCTGA
- a CDS encoding DUF952 domain-containing protein, with protein MIYKLLTTTEWDDALAAGHFEGTAADRQSGFVHLSGADQVVETARRHYAGATGLTLLTVDPDRLGVALRWEPSRDGALFPHLYGPLPVPAVVAADALPADRPAADAVAALLG; from the coding sequence GTGATCTACAAGCTGCTCACCACCACCGAGTGGGACGACGCGCTGGCCGCGGGCCACTTCGAGGGTACGGCGGCGGACCGGCAGTCCGGGTTCGTCCACCTCTCCGGCGCCGACCAGGTGGTCGAGACCGCCCGGCGGCACTACGCCGGCGCCACCGGGCTGACCCTGCTGACCGTCGACCCGGACCGGCTGGGCGTCGCGCTGCGCTGGGAGCCGTCGCGCGACGGCGCGCTCTTCCCGCACCTGTACGGCCCGCTGCCGGTGCCCGCCGTCGTGGCCGCCGACGCGCTGCCCGCCGACCGGCCGGCCGCCGACGCGGTGGCGGCGCTGCTCGGCTGA